The window cggatctaatctaccaaaggtgtgttccaagatcaaaacctttccctcccgcatactgtcactacacgaggataattagtaacgaacaacaagaacacgatagttgatgtaatttaagtaaaccatgcaagagcaaagcaaaccaaaAGCCAATTCGCgacctattaagcatcaaagcatcatcaacaagaatcatgatagatcaatctcattaaggattcggcaattacaactcaaaatctccttacaaccccatgaacaaatgaggactttaccccatgaagctaggcgaagcacagtcgatcatggtgatgaaatctcctgcaagggatggatcccttgctatcctccaacttgcagcggcgccgagggacgatgaggcctccggtgtcgcctttctcttgtgtctaactcgaatggatctctcgAAATCGTCTCTagatgctctctctctctctctccttcttgacggcggcttcggggcatATGTAGGCGTCTCTGGTcgatggttttggtaaaacaccggCTAGGGTTGACGAGTACTTCACGCTGAAGAAagttgaggccgattgggccctgGAATGGGCGAGGCCGGCAGGCTTAAAGgctctaggccggccggcctgggctcctTCTAGCCCCTTTcggctcttctccttattcttcatcttagcccagttgtgaccctgcgtcaaaacatctccgaaaatgtccaatatcctgccaaaatgcaacatgctccaaaatccaagacgaaatcgaaaacggtcaagttcgggtgccaagtggcgggttagtacacgaatcatcccgaagaaattaccaaaaccactcctaattatataataaaatgggtacttaaggagcgccaacacgtATGCGCATGAGTCATTCACTCGTCATAGCTCTAGTTGAACTTATCCAGCTATTTCACTATTTGGTTCTTTcctaatacaaaaaaaaaaattcaaggtaGCTTTCAAGCCTGGTATTCCAGCAAGTAAAGTGCAAAAATCCACAAGATGTGCGCGCGATAATGACATAATGTAGCTAGGTACGCCACGAGGAAACGACAAGCATTTCTTGTTCTGTCGGAGAGAGTCGGTATTCACTGAAGGATAAGTACCAAGGAGACCATCAAAGCACGAGTGGCAATTCAGATCTAAAGCGTCAATGTGATGTGGCATGGATACCCGGTGATGTGGCATGGATACCCATTGTTCACATGATGGGCTCATGATATGCCAATATGGCGAACGTAAGCGGAGGATAGATTAGCATGCCACTCTGGGGATCCTTATCTTATAACCCATCTGTGGATGCCCAAAGAATTAGCCATCATGAACTATCTATAAAAGGCAAACCCTTGCTGATGGTAGAGCCCATTGAGGCATCAAACCAAAGTGAGATGCCTGTGGTGATAGAGGACAAGTGGTCGCAGCTCCCGCCGGAGCTCTTGCACCTCATTTGCCGCAAGCTGCCTGACACGGGCAACTTCATACAATTTCGTGCAGTGTGCACGTCATGGCAAGATGGTGCCCCTCTATCCGATCCACCTCCACAGCTCCCTTGGATTCTCGAGCATCGTGGGTCCAAACTCCAAGCTAGACGACATCTCTGCTTCTACAGCCATAGCTCTGGTAAGATGTATTGCGTTCTTGTGGGTGCTCGCTCTTCATGGCTCCTCGGGAGTGGTGCGTTCCAAGGTCATGTCATCGCCATTGCCGACCTAGCCAAGACCATGTTGTACAACCCATTCACGAGCGAGGTCCAAGCCTTGCGGCCTGCGCCATACAAGCCATGGCTTGATGGTGTGTTCCATGTAGTGGGTGATGGTGACGCGGGATGCATGGTGGTGAACACCTGCACCGTAACTCGACACTTCGCGTACTGCCGCCCAGGGGTGGATGCAGGATGGAACATCTTCGATGAACGCAAGGACATGTGCCATAATACATATTGTGGTGGGAGGTTCTTTGTTAATACAGGCGACAAAAGAACGCTCATCATTGATGCTGACACACGTGATGTCATGACCATAGTACCGGCACCATCCATGGAGAATTTTGCCACTGCCCTCGGTGACTACCTGGTGGCATCGCACGGGAAGATTCTGAGGGCCCTTCAATATCCACATGATGGAAACCAAGTTGCATCTGCGTCGGACTACTACTTCAATGTGTACCAGCTGGACATGCTCGACGACAACAAGGCTAGATGGAGAAAGGTAGAGACCATCGGGAATGCAGTGCTCTTCTTTGATAACCATGGCCATGGATTTTCACTAGAACCCAATGACTCGGCGGGGCTGAGGCGAGACTGCATCTACTTTGTGCACAAGAAGCGGATGTGGGTGCGATTTTGTAATTACCGCTCCTTATGTCGTTATAGTATTCATGACGGAAGGGTTGACAAGACTATGTCATTAGCTAACAAGCTTGGGGAAACCTGGGTTATCCCTAGCTTGTGTTATGCCGATGAATAGGCTCGATGAGGCAGCTTGGATTTGATTCACACAAGTTCTACTGGAATGTTGGTAGCATCCATCGTCGATCAACTTGGAAACAAATGGCATGCCACAGATCCTCTGTATAAGTGGTGTTGCCGGTATCTTTATATCAATTTTGTAAGTTTTTGCAATGTTTTGAATAAAATGGACTTATGCAATGATTTGTTTCGTGCAAGTAGGATCCGACACACATTTGAGCCATTTTATTGATGCTTTCATCTTTTTTGTAGTTCTTGTTAGGTTGATATGAGAACATTAAAAATATTTGGTTTATCTCATTGTAGCACATTAGGCTCACCTAGGTTTTGAGTGAAATGATCAAATCATCATAACTTGGTTGATATGGAAAGTGCATAAGCTCGAACTTGTTTCAAAGCATTGACTTTGCGGCAAATTCGGTCAATGGGGGGTCAATCTATGAGGTTGTTATATTAATTAGAAACATTTTACGGAGTGATATATTCACACGTGAACAAAGATGGTTGCCCACATGTCGCCACAGAGGTGAAGATGTAGGGAAGGATCTCGTTTCTTGATGAAAAACTGCGGCCTAGGTTGAAGTCTAGTAGACCAGAATTGTCCACGCGACATGTGCTGCTGATGCCCTTGTGCCGCTAGTGCTTTTTGTCTCGCCGGCCCACTTTCCCCTCCTTTTCAGAGGGATCTCGTCGGCCTGCCTCAAGAGAACTCTCAGTAGCTACATAATACAAATTGCATTGAAGGCGGCTATTTCTCTCTATGTGTGATTGGAATTAATCCAATAGCAATAGCCGAGCATCTTCACCTTAGGTGGCGTCTCCGCCATAACCACTCTCATCGCCTGTCCATAGCTATTGTCTTCTCCTCACCATGTCGTTttctcctcgcccccgccgcctgtCACCGCCGCCGAGGGTGGTCCTGCCGAACCGTCGCTGCCGCCTGTCCTCCGCAATAAGCACCCGGTTGGATCTAGATAGCCCAAAACCAAGCCCCAAACACGTACCCTGCGTGGCGAGCGTAGACGCCTTCAGGGCTCAGCTTGTTCGGCTGGTGGGTTTTGGCTCCCAGTCGAACGGCTGGCGGATCGATCACCTTTCCTTCCAAAAAAACAAGGGCCAGCTACAGCTAGATTGGCTGGCTGAATTTCAGCCCCAGCCCCGCTGCTCTATACCAGCCGAACAGTATACAGCGTCAAAGCCCAATCCCGCGCGGCCAGCCCACCCGAAGCCTGACAACGGCGCGTGCGGCGGGGAAAGCAACGGATCACCCAACCCAAAAAGCGCACGGCACCGCCCTCCACAGCCGCGGGAGCCCGCTCCCATCCGATGGCGCAGCGCGCGCCACGTCTCCCCTTGGAAATCCCAAGGCGCCCATAAAAATGGCCGAAACGAATTGGTATTTCCGTCGCGCAgacgccgccgcagcaggccagagaaaaaaaaagcccAAATTCAGATTCCGATCGCCGGTCGCCGCCCAATACGGGGATTGcgatcgccatggccgccacggGCTGGTCGGATCTCCCGTCGGAGCTCCTCACCGACATCGCCGGCGGGATCACCGAGCTCGCCGACATCGCGCGCTTCCGCTCCGTCTGCTCGTCATGGCGCTCGGCGGCGGgggacgccgcggccgcgcccccgccgcagccgccgtggCTCCTCCTCCCGTCCTCCCCGTCCCGGCTCTTCTTCTGCCCCAGGGAGGACCGAATCTACCCGGACCTCCGCCTGCCTCGCCCCGCCGCGGAtgcgcaccaccgccgccgccgccgcctctacgCGTCCCCTCACGGCTGGATCCTCGCCGTCGACCCCACCGACCTCGCGGCCTCCCTCGTCCACCCCTTCACCGGCGCCACccgcccgctcccgccgctCCCGGCCTTCTTCGCGGAGACCGACGACCTGGCCTGGGACTGGTCCCCGCACGGCGTCATGGCGTCCTGCGGCGAGGGCCTcctcttctgcgccgccgcctcctgggCCCCGATCCCCGCCCTGGCCGACTGCAACGCCAGCAGCatcaactacgccgccggcgagttctTCGTCTTCGAGGAGGACGTCTGCCGCACCACCGTCGTCGACGCGGTCACCCTCGACGTTGCTGCCGTCATCCCGGCCcccgccgtcgagctcccctCCGAGACGCGTCTCGTGGTTGCCGGCGAAGAGCTCTTCCTCCTCGTCAAGTCCAAGTGGATGTACCTCTTCGGCGACGACGTCGACTTCTCCAAGGCCTTCCATGTCAACCACCGCAGCGCCGATCCGGCCTggcaggagctcgacggcaTCGGCGACCGCGCGCTGTTCGTAGATTCCCTCCACGGGTTCGCCGTGCCGACGGCGGGATTTGGCAATCTCGAGAGCAACACCATCTACTCGGTGACCAGCAAGGAGGTGAACAACAGGCGTCAAACCACGGTGAACTACAGCGTCTCGGCGTTCAGCCTGGAGAGCCGGACCTCCAAGAAACTTGCGTGCCGGCTTAACGGCCGGGAGATGGCCATGCGTGGCGAGATGCCATCGTGGATCATACCAAGCTTGGTTGAAGGCTGAGATTGCGTGCTTGGAGATCTTCGTAATTGGGAAATCGGTCTTGCAACTTGATATATGGTTCTAGGTAAATTCTTCGGTGTCCTTGCAGGTGCATTATTCCTGTAAATTCTGCCACCTAGATTAAATTTCTCTCAGTTAACCACGCAGTCCATCATACATGAGTTATATTTGTTCGCAAACTTACCTCAAATTCGAAGGTAAATTCAGCATCATCTGTTGATGTTTAAGTTGAATAAAGTTTGTATGAACTATTAATTTCAAGTTGAATAAAGGTTGGTGATGTCACAGCTGAGCGTGTTGAGTACTTGAGTTCAgcatataataatataatttgaGAAATATGGTTATATATATTCAATATTGTGGACCTAGGAATATACTCTCAGGTACACTTTCTGATTTTTGGATGTCCTTTTCTATCTCGTTTTCAAGTTTGAATGGTCACTTAGATATAGCATGCTAGCATTGGTGGTCCATTTAAAGGACATTTGGAAAATCGCTGTACTCCCCTGTTGTCTGACTCTGCTAGATTCGTGGTGAAGCTTTGCGATTTGGCTGCGATGTGATGCCATCCCGGGGAGGAAAATACTCTGAGGGTGTGTTTAGGAGATGGACAAGGATGGGATAAAGGAAGGGATGACAGGGAGATGATGCATGGGCGGCGGGGAATAGCTGCTGATCGGATTGCTTGTGTGCGATCATGAAGCAAGCACCCAATTATCCATATCATTATTATTTCCTTGAGGACTTAAAAAGAAGAATCACCGGTTGTAATCGAGTCTGACTCGACGATGATAGAAGCAGCTAGCAAGATTAGTTTGTTGTCGGGTATGTGGTATAAAATGGGCATGGTTTTTTTTGCTTTGTTGTCTTAAAGAAAGGGTTTTTTGCCAGTAAGTTTTTTAAATCAATCGGTACATGAAAGCAGCAATCTCAGTATCGGTGACGGTGAGCTATATGCCGTGACAATCACTGATACGTGCGTTCTGATGGTTAAGTTTTTCAGATTTAGTCATTTTAAGATGATTTAAATTTTGTATTTACGTAAGTTACCAACATGGAGCGTTGGATCAGTCGGAGAGATCAATTTGTGTGTCTTGTTTTTAGTCCAATCGAACTTGTGCTC is drawn from Panicum virgatum strain AP13 chromosome 1N, P.virgatum_v5, whole genome shotgun sequence and contains these coding sequences:
- the LOC120653690 gene encoding uncharacterized protein LOC120653690, which codes for MPVVIEDKWSQLPPELLHLICRKLPDTGNFIQFRAVCTSWQDGAPLSDPPPQLPWILEHRGSKLQARRHLCFYSHSSGKMYCVLVGARSSWLLGSGAFQGHVIAIADLAKTMLYNPFTSEVQALRPAPYKPWLDGVFHVVGDGDAGCMVVNTCTVTRHFAYCRPGVDAGWNIFDERKDMCHNTYCGGRFFVNTGDKRTLIIDADTRDVMTIVPAPSMENFATALGDYLVASHGKILRALQYPHDGNQVASASDYYFNVYQLDMLDDNKARWRKVETIGNAVLFFDNHGHGFSLEPNDSAGLRRDCIYFVHKKRMWVRFCNYRSLCRYSIHDGRVDKTMSLANKLGETWVIPSLCYADE
- the LOC120656769 gene encoding uncharacterized protein LOC120656769; the encoded protein is MAATGWSDLPSELLTDIAGGITELADIARFRSVCSSWRSAAGDAAAAPPPQPPWLLLPSSPSRLFFCPREDRIYPDLRLPRPAADAHHRRRRRLYASPHGWILAVDPTDLAASLVHPFTGATRPLPPLPAFFAETDDLAWDWSPHGVMASCGEGLLFCAAASWAPIPALADCNASSINYAAGEFFVFEEDVCRTTVVDAVTLDVAAVIPAPAVELPSETRLVVAGEELFLLVKSKWMYLFGDDVDFSKAFHVNHRSADPAWQELDGIGDRALFVDSLHGFAVPTAGFGNLESNTIYSVTSKEVNNRRQTTVNYSVSAFSLESRTSKKLACRLNGREMAMRGEMPSWIIPSLVEG